The following proteins are co-located in the Candidatus Woesearchaeota archaeon genome:
- a CDS encoding DUF4330 family protein — MQEQTRTTTKFNIFDIFVILFLVFVLAVVIKFAFFGKEAQWVYVEFETKAMPSWLAQQISIGDAEYVRGVMLANLTDVYHYATSNIEHKALIRAKLRVEEKDDKLFFKSGELRVGGTIQIKTEQLTLDGLISKIDLVEESSIKRNAVLTYVTFIARNQPIRITEALANAGIEKNNKGQTLAEIFDFTTFEGDEEGDVIIDAKILVEDVNGELFFKNSPIKAKAPIFLNLQNVVLEGEVLAVNDQRRNLSNKTIVDIRITNVPLEVIKAIETNDVMTSYLGEEIARIIDFETSPLPGVNKNVFMTVALQTRKIGNDLYFLDERLKLGSTLHIITQQIDLSGKVVTIHPQSKKLVEKEILLGVYNVAPWVAESINIGDKELNNEKRVTAEIINKDIRPAKMVVITDSGEVYEKQNPINRDIILTVKIWSEDVGSDLLFHNNKVKIDEEILLDLTSIDLQGKIIGFAE; from the coding sequence ATGCAGGAGCAAACAAGAACAACAACAAAATTTAATATATTTGATATTTTCGTGATCCTCTTCCTTGTCTTTGTTCTTGCTGTTGTCATAAAATTCGCTTTCTTTGGGAAGGAAGCCCAATGGGTGTATGTAGAATTTGAAACCAAAGCAATGCCAAGCTGGCTAGCACAACAGATCTCCATTGGAGATGCTGAATATGTAAGAGGCGTAATGCTTGCAAACCTCACTGATGTTTATCATTATGCAACATCAAATATTGAACATAAGGCATTAATTCGTGCAAAGCTTAGGGTAGAGGAAAAAGATGACAAACTCTTTTTTAAAAGTGGAGAGCTCAGAGTAGGAGGCACCATACAAATCAAGACAGAACAACTAACGCTTGATGGACTTATCTCCAAGATAGATCTCGTTGAGGAGTCATCTATTAAAAGAAATGCGGTATTAACCTATGTAACCTTCATTGCTCGGAACCAGCCTATCCGCATCACCGAAGCACTCGCTAATGCTGGCATTGAAAAAAACAACAAAGGGCAAACCCTTGCAGAGATTTTTGATTTTACCACCTTTGAAGGGGACGAAGAGGGTGATGTTATTATTGACGCAAAAATACTTGTGGAAGATGTGAATGGAGAACTCTTTTTTAAGAATAGCCCGATCAAAGCAAAAGCTCCGATCTTTCTTAATCTTCAAAATGTAGTACTCGAAGGAGAAGTACTTGCAGTAAACGATCAACGAAGAAATCTCAGTAATAAAACAATTGTTGATATTAGAATAACGAATGTTCCTTTGGAAGTTATCAAAGCAATTGAAACTAATGATGTCATGACCAGTTATCTTGGAGAAGAGATTGCACGCATTATTGATTTCGAGACCTCTCCGCTGCCTGGCGTCAACAAAAACGTCTTTATGACGGTTGCACTCCAAACACGAAAGATCGGAAATGATCTCTATTTTCTTGACGAACGATTGAAGCTTGGATCAACGCTTCATATTATCACGCAACAAATCGACCTCAGCGGAAAGGTTGTTACTATTCATCCACAATCCAAAAAACTAGTCGAAAAAGAAATTCTCTTAGGTGTGTACAATGTTGCTCCTTGGGTTGCAGAAAGCATCAATATAGGGGATAAAGAACTTAACAATGAGAAAAGAGTAACTGCAGAAATCATAAACAAAGATATACGACCTGCAAAGATGGTTGTCATTACAGACAGTGGAGAAGTGTATGAGAAACAAAATCCAATTAATCGAGATATTATTCTAACCGTAAAGATCTGGTCAGAGGATGTTGGCTCTGATCTTTTGTTTCACAACAATAAGGTAAAAATTGACGAGGAAATTCTTCTCGACCTTACAAGCATTGATCTCCAGGGCAAAATTATTGGATTCGCTGAATGA
- a CDS encoding sugar transferase — protein sequence MGEKYLYYLKLILGDLILVNLTFFIFTVLKPFQEFSLAFPYPYFLFAAMVTVVYSIALLDLFTYKRYSSFAILTKTSRSGVLALLLMATIAYFDWTFRLPRLLLVLLFLVNTFFLILWHMAIRPEREQNQRAILLGHLGRNKQLKEYIQKEFHLIGVLSDKSFKDETLPYLGRIKDLPKVMVSHNVGMVIISLDPKERDVIMDILLRCQQSEVTVKAVPTLYDYVLTRSSPFSHLIDLSLRPIPTLHQLAKRCFDLLFSCIGILFSLPFLMIIPIMIKLDSEGPILYRQRRAAQFNRPFYIYKFRTMVTGAEKKTGVMISDNEQDPRITRLGRILRKTHLDEIPQLFLILFGQMSVVGPRPERPALNEKFEKEINGWTRRVYVKPGLTGLAQINDVTGLTPAEKIKYDLYYINHQSFMLDLEIVFIQILKLLR from the coding sequence ATGGGGGAGAAATACCTTTATTATCTGAAGCTCATTTTGGGAGATCTGATTCTGGTTAACCTTACCTTCTTTATCTTTACCGTACTAAAGCCCTTTCAAGAGTTCTCTTTAGCATTTCCCTATCCATATTTCCTTTTTGCAGCAATGGTAACCGTTGTGTATAGTATTGCTTTGCTCGATCTCTTCACGTACAAACGGTATAGTTCCTTTGCCATTCTCACTAAGACCAGCCGAAGTGGAGTTCTTGCTCTATTACTGATGGCTACTATTGCTTATTTTGATTGGACATTTCGTTTGCCGAGACTTCTGCTTGTTTTGCTTTTTTTGGTGAATACGTTTTTTTTAATTCTTTGGCATATGGCAATACGACCAGAAAGAGAGCAAAATCAGCGTGCTATTCTGCTGGGTCATCTGGGGAGGAACAAGCAACTTAAGGAGTACATTCAAAAAGAGTTTCACCTTATTGGGGTACTCAGCGATAAGTCGTTCAAAGACGAAACTCTGCCCTATCTTGGAAGAATAAAGGACCTTCCCAAGGTGATGGTATCTCACAATGTAGGAATGGTTATTATTTCCCTTGATCCTAAAGAACGTGACGTTATTATGGATATTCTCCTTCGTTGTCAACAAAGTGAGGTAACCGTAAAAGCAGTACCAACCTTATATGACTATGTCCTTACACGAAGCTCCCCTTTTAGTCACCTTATTGATCTGAGCCTTCGTCCCATACCTACACTACATCAGCTTGCAAAGCGGTGTTTTGACCTTCTGTTTTCATGCATCGGTATCCTTTTCTCTTTACCTTTCCTAATGATCATTCCTATCATGATAAAGCTTGATTCTGAAGGACCCATTCTCTATCGCCAGAGAAGAGCAGCACAGTTTAATAGACCCTTCTATATCTACAAGTTTAGAACCATGGTAACAGGAGCAGAAAAAAAAACCGGTGTTATGATCTCTGATAATGAGCAGGATCCCCGTATTACTCGTCTTGGAAGAATTCTCCGAAAAACTCACTTGGACGAGATCCCCCAATTGTTTTTAATTTTATTCGGTCAGATGTCGGTAGTTGGTCCACGACCAGAACGGCCTGCCTTAAATGAAAAATTTGAAAAAGAGATCAATGGATGGACACGACGGGTATATGTAAAGCCAGGCTTAACAGGATTGGCCCAAATCAATGATGTCACTGGGCTAACACCAGCAGAAAAAATAAAATATGATCTCTATTATATTAATCATCAGTCTTTCATGCTTGATCTTGAGATTGTTTTTATCCAGATCTTAAAATTGCTACGTTAA
- the vanZ gene encoding VanZ family protein, which produces MSMKTSRFFGWYILPVITYCVFILYLSSVSPLLDASKEQGFDQKITEVSQEVISFKVYNLDNENPFNSYLKHLVEYFILGYLLFRLLQKTRYARYSFVMVILFGLLFGFLDETLQSFIPGRMVEWQDILADVLGTTLVVYVALLQEVFREVYSPVNGLKSARK; this is translated from the coding sequence ATGAGCATGAAGACCTCACGATTTTTTGGATGGTATATTCTTCCGGTAATAACCTATTGTGTGTTTATCCTCTATCTTTCTTCGGTGAGTCCACTTTTAGATGCGAGTAAAGAGCAAGGTTTTGACCAGAAAATAACAGAAGTTTCACAAGAGGTTATCAGTTTTAAGGTCTACAATCTTGATAATGAGAATCCGTTTAACAGCTACCTCAAACACCTTGTTGAGTATTTCATTCTTGGTTACTTGCTGTTCAGATTACTTCAAAAAACAAGGTATGCACGCTACAGCTTTGTCATGGTGATCCTCTTTGGATTACTCTTTGGATTCCTGGATGAAACACTTCAGTCTTTTATTCCAGGAAGGATGGTTGAATGGCAGGATATCCTTGCTGATGTTTTGGGTACAACACTTGTTGTCTATGTTGCTCTTCTCCAAGAGGTTTTCCGTGAGGTCTATTCTCCAGTAAACGGGCTCAAAAGTGCTAGGAAATAA